In Piliocolobus tephrosceles isolate RC106 chromosome 4, ASM277652v3, whole genome shotgun sequence, the following are encoded in one genomic region:
- the LOC111541663 gene encoding NADH dehydrogenase [ubiquinone] 1 beta subcomplex subunit 4-like has translation MSFSNYKSSRLAALPETLDPAEYDTSPETRRAQAERLAIRARLKREYLLQYNDPNRRGLIENPALLRWTYARTTNVYPNFRPTPKNSLMGALFGIGPLIFLYCIIKTDRDRKEKLIREGKLDRTFQLSRCLAMMTICIPA, from the coding sequence ATGTCGTTCTCAAACTATAAGTCGTCGCGCCTGGCCGCTCTGCCCGAGACCCTCGACCCAGCTGAATATGACACATCTCCGGAAACCCGGCGGGCGCAAGCCGAGCGGTTGGCCATAAGAGCCCGGCTGAAACGAGAGTACCTGCTTCAGTACAACGATCCCAACCGCCGAGGGCTCATCGAAAATCCTGCCTTGCTTCGTTGGACCTATGCAAGAACAACAAATGTCTATCCTAATTTCAGACCCACTCCTAAAAACTCACTCATGGGAGCTCTATTTGGAATCGGGCCCCTCATCTTCCTGTATTGTATTATCAAAACTGACAGggataggaaagaaaaacttaTCCGGGAAGGAAAATTGGATCGAACATTTCAGCTCTCACGTTGTCTGGCAATGATGACTATATGTATTCCTGCCTAA